The Microbacterium sp. LWH7-1.2 genome window below encodes:
- the fmt gene encoding methionyl-tRNA formyltransferase, whose product MRLVFAGTPAPAVPSLRRLAASVHDIAAVITRQDAPLGRKRVLTPSPVAAAAEELGLPVIRAGRLDAAVTAEIAALQPDLGVIVAYGGLVREPLLSAPAHGWINLHFSLLPRWRGAAPVQHALIAGDARTGASVFQLVPDLDAGDVFGELAVDVPADATAGDLLAALADDGAGLLCDVVDAIAAGTAIARPQQGETTYAAKLGDDDGRIRWDEPAGAVLGRIRGVTPEPGAHTTIDGARFKVLAVATAPGDAPSLAPGEIALHGKQVIAGTASSPIVLETVQPAGKGAMRAADWWRGLREATPVAGS is encoded by the coding sequence ATGCGTCTCGTCTTCGCCGGCACACCGGCGCCGGCTGTGCCGTCGCTGCGCCGGCTCGCGGCATCCGTTCACGACATCGCCGCGGTCATCACCCGCCAGGACGCCCCCCTCGGGCGCAAGCGGGTGCTGACGCCGTCGCCCGTCGCGGCTGCCGCCGAGGAGCTCGGGCTGCCGGTGATCCGGGCGGGCCGGCTCGATGCCGCCGTCACGGCCGAGATCGCGGCGCTCCAGCCCGACCTCGGCGTGATCGTCGCCTACGGCGGACTCGTTCGCGAGCCGCTCCTGTCGGCGCCGGCCCACGGCTGGATCAACCTGCACTTCTCGCTGCTGCCTCGCTGGCGCGGCGCCGCACCGGTGCAGCATGCGCTCATCGCCGGCGACGCTCGCACCGGGGCGAGCGTCTTCCAGCTCGTGCCCGACCTCGACGCGGGCGATGTGTTCGGCGAGCTCGCCGTCGACGTCCCGGCCGACGCCACCGCGGGCGACCTTCTCGCCGCGCTGGCCGACGACGGTGCGGGACTGCTTTGCGACGTCGTCGACGCGATCGCCGCCGGCACCGCCATCGCGCGCCCCCAGCAGGGCGAGACCACGTACGCGGCGAAGCTCGGCGACGACGACGGCCGCATCCGCTGGGACGAGCCGGCCGGGGCTGTGCTCGGCCGCATCCGCGGCGTCACGCCCGAGCCTGGCGCGCACACCACGATCGACGGTGCCCGGTTCAAGGTCCTCGCCGTCGCGACCGCCCCCGGCGACGCTCCTTCGCTCGCCCCGGGAGAGATCGCGCTGCACGGAAAGCAGGTGATCGCCGGGACCGCATCCTCACCGATCGTGCTCGAGACCGTCCAGCCGGCCGGCAAGGGCGCGATGCGCGCGGCTGACTGGTGGCGAGGGCTCCGCGAGGCGACCCCGGTGGCGGGATCGTGA
- a CDS encoding transcription antitermination factor NusB, translating into MSRTVAARRVAYDTLRAVHESDAYANLLLPTAISRAGLTTADAALATELTYGTLRRQGTYDAVIAIAADRPVSDIDPAVLDALRLGVHQLLSTRVASHAAVNESVELARGAGGRGAAGFTNAVLRRVSRDTPGDWMTHVAASARSDDEQLGLLFSHPVWVVRAFRRALAAEGRVEELEALLTADNASPRVTMAALPDLAGVPDDARRTPFSPIGFRLGGGDPDSLVRTSRGRIRVQDEGSQLAALALTRALPVAEGERWLDLCAGPGGKTAVLAAEARVGGAVLEANEISPARAGLVRQALAGVPLEVPVSEEDGRVRAQEAPETYDRILVDAPCTGLGALRRRPEARWRKAPSDVPALTELQRELLTEAVGALKPGGVVAYVTCSPHLAETSGVVADIRSEWGAALEEISARDVITSLSDADPGLPPQADGSGRAQLWPHRHNTDAMSISLLRRV; encoded by the coding sequence GTGAGCCGCACGGTCGCGGCGCGCCGAGTCGCGTACGACACGCTGCGGGCCGTCCACGAGTCGGACGCGTACGCCAACCTGCTGCTGCCGACGGCGATCTCCCGCGCCGGACTCACGACTGCCGACGCCGCGCTCGCCACCGAGCTCACCTACGGCACGCTCCGGCGCCAGGGCACGTACGACGCGGTGATCGCGATCGCCGCCGACCGCCCCGTCTCCGACATCGATCCGGCCGTGCTCGACGCGCTGCGGCTCGGCGTGCACCAGCTGCTGTCGACGCGGGTGGCCTCCCACGCCGCGGTGAACGAGTCCGTCGAGCTCGCCCGCGGGGCGGGCGGACGCGGCGCCGCCGGGTTCACGAACGCTGTGCTGCGGCGGGTGTCGCGCGATACTCCGGGCGACTGGATGACGCACGTCGCCGCGAGCGCGCGCTCCGACGACGAGCAGCTCGGCCTGCTGTTCTCGCACCCCGTGTGGGTGGTGCGCGCCTTCCGGCGGGCGCTGGCGGCGGAGGGCCGCGTCGAAGAGCTCGAGGCGCTGCTCACCGCCGACAATGCATCGCCCCGCGTCACGATGGCGGCCCTTCCCGATCTGGCGGGCGTCCCCGACGACGCGCGTCGCACGCCGTTCTCGCCGATCGGCTTCCGCCTCGGCGGCGGCGACCCCGATTCGCTGGTGCGCACGTCGCGCGGCCGCATCCGCGTCCAGGACGAGGGCTCGCAGCTCGCCGCCCTCGCGCTGACGCGCGCCCTGCCGGTCGCGGAGGGCGAGCGCTGGCTCGATCTCTGCGCGGGTCCCGGTGGCAAGACCGCCGTGCTCGCCGCCGAGGCGCGGGTGGGCGGGGCCGTCCTCGAGGCCAACGAGATCTCGCCGGCACGCGCCGGGCTCGTCCGTCAGGCTCTCGCCGGCGTCCCGCTCGAGGTGCCGGTCTCGGAGGAGGACGGCCGAGTCCGCGCGCAGGAGGCGCCCGAGACCTACGACCGCATCCTCGTCGACGCCCCGTGCACCGGGCTCGGCGCGCTGCGCCGTCGTCCCGAGGCGCGATGGCGCAAGGCGCCCAGCGACGTGCCGGCACTCACCGAGCTGCAGCGCGAGCTGCTCACCGAGGCCGTCGGCGCCCTCAAGCCCGGCGGTGTCGTCGCGTACGTGACGTGCTCGCCGCACCTCGCAGAGACGTCCGGCGTCGTCGCCGACATCCGGAGCGAATGGGGCGCTGCGCTCGAGGAGATCTCCGCCCGCGACGTGATCACGTCACTGTCGGACGCGGACCCCGGTCTGCCGCCGCAGGCCGACGGCAGCGGGCGCGCTCAGCTGTGGCCGCACCGTCACAACACCGACGCGATGTCGATCTCGCTGCTGCGTCGAGTCTGA
- the glsA gene encoding glutaminase A: protein MDPITALLHDVLEDIRPLDDGAPAGYIPELAAADPDRLALAVVGPRGRVRAVGDVAHEFTIQSISKPFVLALALADRGRDAVLRKVGVEPSGEPFNAISLEPGTGRPANPMVNAGAIATSALIPGDGVDDRMTRIVDGLSAFAGRSLWVDEQVYASESATGDRNRALAHLLRSHGIIEGSVEIAVETYFRQCSLLVTVRDLAVMSSTLAFGGHNPVTGERVVSEAVARDVLSIMASCGMYDYSGEWLLRVGLPAKSGVSGGLLAVAPSQFGIAAFSPRLDAHGNSVRAIALLETLGERFGMHLLESHESVAVPAFTVEDTDEGRVLRLAGELGLAGTERVVAVLREIADALPEGAEVIVDARDLARAHSAALVALRVEFEQMPHGIRLRE, encoded by the coding sequence GTGGATCCGATCACGGCGCTGCTGCACGACGTCCTCGAAGACATCCGCCCGCTCGACGACGGCGCCCCGGCGGGCTACATCCCCGAGCTCGCGGCCGCGGATCCCGACCGTCTGGCCCTCGCCGTCGTCGGACCGCGCGGGCGGGTACGCGCGGTCGGCGACGTCGCGCACGAGTTCACGATCCAGTCGATCTCGAAGCCGTTCGTGCTGGCGCTCGCCCTCGCCGACCGCGGCCGCGACGCGGTGCTGCGCAAGGTCGGCGTGGAGCCCAGCGGCGAGCCGTTCAACGCGATCAGCCTCGAGCCCGGCACCGGGCGGCCGGCGAACCCCATGGTCAATGCCGGGGCGATCGCGACGTCCGCCCTCATCCCCGGCGACGGCGTCGACGACCGTATGACGCGCATCGTCGACGGGCTCTCCGCATTCGCGGGGCGGTCGCTGTGGGTCGACGAGCAGGTGTACGCCTCGGAATCCGCGACGGGCGATCGCAACCGCGCGCTGGCGCACCTGCTCCGCTCGCACGGCATCATCGAAGGGTCGGTCGAGATCGCGGTCGAGACGTACTTCCGGCAGTGCTCCCTGCTCGTCACGGTGCGCGACCTCGCCGTGATGTCGTCGACGCTCGCCTTCGGCGGACACAACCCCGTCACCGGCGAGCGGGTCGTCTCCGAGGCCGTCGCCCGCGATGTGCTGTCGATCATGGCCAGCTGCGGCATGTACGACTACTCCGGCGAGTGGCTGCTGCGCGTGGGTCTGCCGGCGAAGAGCGGCGTCAGCGGCGGCCTCCTCGCTGTCGCCCCGTCGCAGTTCGGGATCGCGGCGTTCAGCCCGCGCCTGGATGCGCACGGGAACTCGGTGCGCGCCATCGCGCTCCTCGAGACGCTCGGCGAGCGGTTCGGCATGCACCTGCTCGAATCGCACGAGAGCGTCGCGGTGCCCGCGTTCACCGTCGAGGACACCGACGAGGGGCGTGTGCTGCGACTGGCGGGAGAGCTCGGCCTGGCCGGCACGGAGCGCGTCGTCGCCGTGCTGCGCGAGATCGCGGACGCGCTCCCCGAGGGCGCCGAGGTCATCGTCGACGCGCGCGACCTCGCCCGCGCGCACAGCGCCGCGCTCGTCGCACTGCGGGTCGAGTTCGAGCAGATGCCCCACGGGATCCGGCTGCGGGAGTGA
- the metK gene encoding methionine adenosyltransferase → MTDLRLFTSESVTEGHPDKICDQISDSILDAILDADPNGRVAVETLVTTGLVHVAGEVSTSAYVEIPAIVRGVVNRIGYTSSETGFDGDSCGVSVSIGAQSSDIAAGVDKAFERREDGSEDPHDLQGAGDQGIMFGYATTETPQLMPMAAWTAHRMAERLAEVRRSGALPFLRPDGKTQVTLGYDGATPKTVESVVLSTQHHPDISQKALRAAVRAEVIDPVLEATGLELPDVKYYINPAGPFVIGGPKGDAGLTGRKIIIDTYGGASRHGGGAFSGKDPSKVDRSAAYAMRWVAKNAVAAGLADRLEVQVAYAIGKAKPVGLYVETFGTGRVADDAITQAILDVFDLRPKAIIDQLDLLRPIYAQTAAYGHFGRELPDFTWERTDRADALRSAAGL, encoded by the coding sequence ATGACCGACCTGCGTCTGTTCACGTCCGAATCCGTCACCGAGGGCCATCCCGACAAGATCTGCGACCAGATCTCGGACTCGATCCTGGACGCGATCCTGGACGCCGATCCGAACGGGCGCGTGGCCGTCGAGACCCTCGTCACCACCGGTCTCGTCCACGTCGCCGGCGAGGTCTCGACCTCCGCGTACGTCGAGATCCCGGCGATCGTCCGGGGCGTCGTCAACCGCATCGGCTACACCTCCAGCGAGACCGGATTCGACGGGGACTCGTGCGGCGTGAGCGTCTCGATCGGCGCGCAGTCCTCCGACATCGCGGCCGGTGTCGACAAGGCGTTCGAGCGCCGCGAGGACGGCTCCGAGGATCCGCATGACCTTCAGGGGGCGGGCGACCAGGGCATCATGTTCGGCTACGCGACGACCGAGACGCCGCAGCTCATGCCGATGGCCGCGTGGACGGCGCATCGCATGGCCGAGCGCCTCGCCGAGGTGCGCCGCTCGGGCGCGCTGCCGTTCCTGCGACCCGACGGCAAGACCCAGGTCACGCTCGGCTACGACGGCGCGACGCCGAAGACCGTCGAATCCGTCGTCCTGTCGACCCAGCACCACCCCGACATCTCGCAGAAGGCGCTGCGCGCCGCCGTGCGTGCCGAGGTCATCGACCCGGTGCTCGAGGCGACCGGTCTCGAGCTGCCCGACGTGAAGTACTACATCAACCCGGCCGGTCCGTTCGTCATCGGCGGCCCCAAGGGCGACGCCGGCCTCACCGGCCGCAAGATCATCATCGACACGTACGGCGGGGCGTCGCGCCACGGCGGTGGCGCGTTCAGCGGCAAAGACCCGTCGAAGGTGGATCGCTCGGCCGCGTACGCCATGCGGTGGGTCGCGAAGAACGCCGTCGCCGCGGGGCTCGCGGACCGTCTCGAGGTGCAGGTCGCGTACGCCATCGGCAAGGCGAAGCCCGTCGGGCTCTATGTCGAGACGTTCGGCACCGGCCGCGTGGCCGACGACGCGATCACCCAGGCGATCCTCGACGTGTTCGACCTGCGCCCCAAGGCCATCATCGACCAGCTCGACCTCCTGCGGCCCATCTACGCGCAGACCGCGGCGTACGGCCACTTCGGCCGTGAGCTGCCGGACTTCACGTGGGAGCGCACCGACCGCGCCGACGCATTGCGCTCGGCAGCCGGACTCTGA
- the pyrF gene encoding orotidine-5'-phosphate decarboxylase yields MTSFGERVRAAMAAHGQLCVGIDPHAHLLAEWGLDASAAGVREFGLRVVEAAAGRVAVVKPQVSFFEVHGSAGFAALEDVLAAARDAGLLVIADAKRGDIGTTMDAYAQAWLTPGSPLEADALTVSPFLGVGALDGTFDVALRNGKGVFVLAATSNPEALGLQRARHADGATVSAGIVHEVSERNARATPDGEWGSLGFVIGGTVDWSDAGLRPFAPVTPILAPGFGHQGAEPHHLGARFDVLQEAVVASESRSILAAGPDRLAARISERALLYRGD; encoded by the coding sequence ATGACCTCATTCGGAGAACGCGTCCGCGCCGCGATGGCGGCGCACGGGCAGCTGTGCGTCGGCATCGATCCGCACGCGCACCTGCTGGCCGAGTGGGGGCTGGATGCCTCCGCCGCCGGGGTGCGCGAGTTCGGCCTGCGCGTGGTCGAGGCCGCCGCGGGCCGGGTCGCCGTTGTCAAACCGCAGGTCTCGTTCTTCGAGGTTCACGGCTCGGCCGGCTTCGCCGCCCTCGAGGACGTCCTCGCGGCGGCGCGCGACGCCGGACTCCTCGTGATCGCGGACGCCAAGCGCGGCGACATCGGCACGACGATGGACGCGTACGCGCAGGCCTGGCTCACACCCGGCTCGCCGCTCGAGGCCGACGCGCTCACGGTGAGCCCGTTCCTCGGGGTAGGTGCGCTCGACGGCACGTTCGACGTCGCACTGCGCAACGGCAAGGGCGTGTTCGTGCTCGCCGCGACGAGCAACCCCGAGGCGCTCGGGCTGCAGCGCGCCCGCCACGCCGACGGCGCGACGGTCTCCGCGGGCATCGTCCACGAGGTCTCCGAACGCAACGCCCGCGCGACGCCCGACGGCGAGTGGGGGAGCCTCGGCTTCGTGATCGGCGGCACCGTCGACTGGTCGGACGCCGGCCTTCGGCCGTTCGCGCCGGTGACGCCCATCCTCGCGCCGGGCTTCGGTCATCAGGGGGCGGAACCGCACCATCTCGGTGCGCGCTTCGACGTCCTGCAGGAAGCGGTGGTAGCGTCTGAGAGCCGCAGCATCCTGGCTGCCGGACCCGACCGGCTCGCCGCGCGCATATCCGAGCGCGCCCTTCTCTACCGTGGTGATTGA
- the rpoZ gene encoding DNA-directed RNA polymerase subunit omega — MAGTNQGIIEPPIDSLLEKVDSKYQLVIFASKRARQINDYYSDLHEGNLFDNVGPLVDSTVEDKPLTIAMHEIHEDKLRLRRAE; from the coding sequence ATGGCCGGAACGAACCAGGGCATCATCGAGCCCCCCATCGACAGCCTGCTCGAGAAGGTCGACTCGAAATACCAGCTCGTGATCTTCGCGTCCAAGCGCGCGCGCCAGATCAACGACTACTACTCCGACCTCCACGAGGGCAACCTGTTCGACAACGTGGGCCCGCTCGTCGACTCGACCGTCGAGGACAAGCCGCTCACCATCGCGATGCACGAGATCCACGAGGACAAGCTGCGTCTGCGCCGCGCGGAGTAA
- the rpe gene encoding ribulose-phosphate 3-epimerase has protein sequence MPPIDDTARQTGIRINPSILAADFVNMQAELARIATADFVHVDVMDNHFVPNLTFGPQMVERIQATSPVPLDVHLMITNPDRWAPGYAELGAASVTFHLEAAKEPVALARRLRGIGARAGVAVKPATPVEGLFDLLDDFDQILVMTVEPGFGGQSFMPETLPKLSRLADEARRRGSSVWLQVDGGIGESTILQAAEAGADTFVAGSAVFGAGDPANAIAGLRATAAEHHGH, from the coding sequence GTGCCACCGATCGACGACACCGCCCGCCAGACCGGCATCCGCATCAATCCCAGCATCCTCGCCGCCGACTTCGTCAACATGCAGGCGGAGCTCGCACGCATCGCGACGGCGGACTTCGTCCACGTCGACGTCATGGACAACCACTTCGTACCCAATCTGACATTCGGTCCGCAGATGGTCGAGCGCATCCAGGCCACGAGCCCGGTACCCCTCGACGTGCATCTCATGATCACGAATCCCGACCGCTGGGCACCCGGGTATGCCGAGCTCGGAGCAGCCTCCGTCACGTTCCACCTCGAAGCCGCGAAGGAGCCGGTCGCGCTCGCCCGCCGACTGCGCGGCATCGGCGCGCGCGCGGGTGTTGCCGTGAAGCCCGCGACGCCCGTCGAGGGGCTCTTCGACCTGCTCGACGACTTCGACCAGATCCTGGTGATGACCGTCGAGCCCGGGTTCGGCGGTCAGTCGTTCATGCCCGAGACCCTGCCGAAGCTCAGCCGCCTGGCCGACGAGGCGCGGCGCCGAGGCTCTTCGGTGTGGCTGCAGGTCGACGGCGGCATCGGCGAATCGACGATCCTGCAGGCCGCCGAGGCCGGCGCCGACACGTTCGTCGCCGGCTCGGCCGTGTTCGGCGCGGGCGACCCGGCGAACGCCATCGCGGGCCTGCGCGCGACCGCCGCCGAGCACCACGGGCACTGA
- the hisG gene encoding ATP phosphoribosyltransferase — protein MLRIAVPNKGSLAETASEMLHEAGYIGRRDPKDLHVIDPQNEVEFFYLRPKDIATYVGSGALDVGITGRDLLLDARMPGAREIEALGFGDSTFRFAGPPGRFTSVQDLNGSRVATAYPGLVDAFLDEHGVAVDLVPLDGAVESAVRLGVADAVADVVSTGTTLRQAGLEIFGPVLLQSEAVLITSPTQAEGTDTLLRRLRGVMVARRYVMVDYDLPADLVDDAVKIAPGIESPTIAPLRDPAWVAVRVMVARKGVNQVMDALYAIGARAILVTAIHNARL, from the coding sequence ATGCTGCGAATCGCCGTGCCGAACAAGGGCTCGCTCGCCGAGACCGCCTCTGAGATGCTCCACGAGGCGGGCTACATCGGTCGTCGCGACCCCAAGGACCTCCACGTCATCGACCCCCAGAACGAGGTCGAGTTCTTCTACCTCCGCCCGAAAGACATCGCCACCTACGTCGGCTCCGGCGCGCTGGACGTCGGCATCACGGGCCGCGATCTGCTGCTCGACGCCCGCATGCCGGGCGCCCGCGAGATCGAGGCGCTCGGCTTCGGCGACTCGACATTCCGCTTCGCCGGTCCTCCCGGACGCTTCACGTCCGTCCAGGACCTCAACGGCTCGCGCGTCGCGACCGCATACCCGGGCCTGGTCGACGCGTTCCTCGACGAGCACGGCGTCGCCGTGGACCTGGTGCCGCTCGACGGCGCGGTCGAGTCCGCGGTGCGCCTGGGAGTGGCGGATGCCGTCGCCGACGTCGTGTCGACCGGCACCACGCTGCGCCAGGCGGGCCTGGAGATCTTCGGTCCGGTGCTGCTGCAGTCCGAGGCCGTGCTGATCACATCGCCCACCCAGGCGGAGGGGACCGACACGTTGCTGCGGCGCCTCCGCGGCGTGATGGTGGCCCGGCGGTACGTGATGGTCGACTACGACCTGCCCGCCGACCTCGTCGACGACGCGGTCAAGATCGCCCCCGGCATCGAATCGCCGACGATCGCGCCGCTGCGCGACCCGGCGTGGGTCGCCGTGCGCGTCATGGTCGCCCGCAAGGGCGTGAACCAGGTCATGGACGCGCTGTACGCGATCGGCGCCCGCGCGATCCTCGTCACCGCGATCCACAACGCGAGACTCTGA
- a CDS encoding primosomal protein N', translating into MTAVHDDEPGSVDRSRRPRRVARVLIDSPLPQLDRLFDYEIPAELAPDAVPGVRVRVPLRSAGRMVDALLVEVGEPDASDRPLSQLEAVVSPVPVLTPPLYALARRAADRAAGSAGDILRLAIPKRMVRAEKAWLAADPPASPVIDGADRAWADGVLAVYPGLADALDHGERLALDAPPVPATLDDGTVVGSWAILLAAAATHTLAAGRSAVIAVPDHRDRAQLEAALAARIPADALVRDDAKQSGPIRYAAFLRTLAEAPCVVIGNRSTVYAPVSDLGLVALWDDGDPLLAEPLSPGVHARDAALLRQELHGGALVFAGHTRTTDVERLVAVGWVRDLPAARRVSPRVVLSANREGESRAARVPSSAFAAAREALTHGPVLVQVARPGYAPVLVCATCRHPARCAHCGGPLHAARQGAVPTCAWCGRAANAWACPECRSTLLRMASSGSERTADELGRAFPGTRVIVADGDHPVTEVDARPALVVATRGAEPLAAGGYRAVILLDGDRMLMADDLRIGESCLRWWSNAAALAAPAAPVHLVGVGGEVARALATWTQAAYARSELADRAPLRMPPTVRVASVDGPRRAVDNAIAALRTAVPELDGDAVLGPIAHEESVRALVRFDYGLGSRVTESLRASVVSHAMKGRGPAKGRAPGPAHTLKVRVDVPDLDL; encoded by the coding sequence GTGACCGCGGTGCACGACGACGAACCCGGCTCCGTCGATCGGTCGCGGCGCCCCCGCCGCGTCGCACGCGTGCTGATCGACTCCCCGCTGCCGCAGCTCGACCGTCTATTCGACTACGAGATCCCCGCGGAGCTCGCCCCCGACGCCGTGCCCGGTGTTCGCGTGCGTGTGCCGCTGCGCAGCGCCGGGCGGATGGTCGACGCGCTCCTCGTCGAAGTGGGGGAGCCGGATGCCTCCGACCGCCCGCTCTCGCAGCTCGAGGCCGTCGTGTCGCCGGTGCCGGTGCTCACGCCGCCGCTGTACGCGCTGGCCCGCCGCGCCGCCGACCGGGCCGCCGGGTCGGCGGGCGACATCCTGCGTCTCGCGATCCCGAAGCGCATGGTCCGTGCCGAGAAGGCGTGGCTCGCCGCCGACCCGCCGGCAAGCCCGGTGATCGACGGTGCGGATCGTGCGTGGGCCGACGGCGTGCTCGCGGTCTATCCGGGTCTCGCCGACGCCCTCGACCACGGCGAGCGCCTTGCGCTGGACGCCCCGCCCGTACCCGCGACGCTCGATGACGGCACCGTCGTCGGGTCTTGGGCGATCCTCCTCGCCGCGGCGGCGACGCACACCCTCGCGGCGGGGCGGAGCGCCGTGATCGCCGTGCCGGATCACCGCGACCGTGCGCAGCTCGAAGCCGCGCTGGCTGCCCGCATCCCCGCCGATGCGCTGGTCCGCGACGATGCGAAGCAGAGCGGCCCGATCCGGTACGCCGCGTTCCTGCGCACCCTTGCCGAGGCGCCGTGCGTGGTGATCGGCAACCGCTCGACGGTGTACGCGCCGGTGTCCGACCTCGGACTGGTCGCGCTGTGGGATGACGGCGACCCGCTGCTGGCCGAACCGCTCAGCCCCGGCGTCCACGCCCGCGACGCCGCACTGCTCCGGCAGGAGCTGCACGGTGGGGCCCTCGTGTTCGCGGGGCACACCCGCACCACCGACGTCGAGCGCCTTGTGGCCGTGGGCTGGGTGCGCGACCTCCCCGCAGCACGGCGCGTGAGCCCACGCGTCGTGCTGAGCGCGAACCGTGAGGGCGAGTCGCGCGCCGCGCGGGTGCCGTCGTCGGCGTTCGCCGCCGCGCGCGAGGCGCTCACCCACGGGCCCGTGCTGGTGCAGGTCGCGCGCCCGGGATACGCCCCGGTGCTCGTGTGCGCGACCTGCCGGCACCCCGCCCGCTGCGCGCACTGCGGCGGGCCGCTGCACGCGGCCCGGCAAGGCGCCGTGCCCACCTGCGCGTGGTGCGGCCGCGCGGCGAACGCGTGGGCGTGCCCCGAGTGCCGCTCGACCCTGCTCCGCATGGCCTCCTCCGGCAGCGAGCGCACCGCCGACGAACTCGGGCGCGCCTTCCCGGGTACGCGCGTGATCGTCGCCGACGGCGATCACCCGGTGACCGAGGTCGATGCGCGTCCCGCGCTCGTGGTCGCGACACGCGGCGCGGAGCCGCTCGCCGCGGGCGGGTATCGCGCGGTGATCCTGCTGGACGGGGATCGGATGCTGATGGCCGACGACCTGCGCATCGGCGAGTCGTGTCTGCGCTGGTGGTCGAATGCGGCTGCCTTGGCCGCTCCGGCGGCCCCCGTGCACCTCGTCGGCGTCGGTGGAGAGGTCGCCCGCGCGCTCGCGACATGGACGCAGGCCGCGTACGCGCGCTCGGAGCTCGCCGACCGTGCCCCGCTGCGCATGCCGCCGACCGTCCGGGTGGCCTCCGTCGACGGTCCGCGTCGCGCGGTGGACAACGCCATCGCCGCGTTGCGCACCGCCGTCCCCGAGCTCGACGGCGACGCCGTGCTCGGTCCGATCGCGCACGAGGAGTCGGTCCGTGCTCTGGTGCGGTTCGACTACGGCCTGGGCTCCCGCGTGACCGAGAGTCTGCGCGCGTCCGTGGTGAGCCATGCGATGAAGGGACGCGGCCCCGCGAAGGGTCGCGCGCCCGGACCCGCCCATACACTGAAGGTTCGGGTCGACGTGCCCGATCTCGATCTCTGA
- the gmk gene encoding guanylate kinase has protein sequence MPEAQTRPPEVDRVAASRRAVAARRERAALKKDVAMRVITPQELLRRALAEPTSPAGAMRVPEFLTAIPAIGEGKRDRILHDLEISPVKRLGGLGSRQREDLRQFLDSRWPESEPRAGRSRLVVLAGPTAVGKGTVAAYIKDHHPEILLSVSATTRAPRPGEVHGEHYFFVDDAEFDRMIADGELLEHATVHNAYRYGTPRGPIEKALAEGRTVLLEIDLQGARQVREADPSATLVFLLPPSWDELVQRLVGRGTEDAAERARRLRTAKTELASQGEFDYRVVNDDVAHAADEVARLAR, from the coding sequence ATGCCCGAAGCACAGACTCGGCCCCCCGAGGTCGATCGCGTCGCCGCGTCGCGCCGTGCCGTCGCCGCCCGCCGTGAACGCGCCGCCCTCAAGAAGGACGTCGCGATGCGGGTGATCACGCCGCAGGAGCTGCTGCGACGGGCCCTCGCCGAGCCCACGTCGCCTGCCGGCGCGATGCGCGTTCCGGAGTTCCTCACCGCGATCCCGGCGATCGGCGAGGGCAAGCGCGACCGCATCCTGCACGACCTCGAGATCTCGCCCGTCAAGCGCCTCGGCGGCCTCGGCTCGCGCCAGCGCGAGGACCTGCGCCAGTTCCTCGACAGCCGATGGCCCGAGTCCGAGCCCCGCGCCGGCCGCAGCCGGCTCGTCGTGCTGGCCGGTCCCACCGCCGTGGGCAAGGGCACCGTGGCCGCGTACATCAAGGACCACCACCCCGAGATCCTGCTGTCGGTGTCGGCGACGACGCGGGCGCCGCGCCCGGGCGAGGTCCACGGCGAGCACTACTTCTTCGTCGACGACGCGGAGTTCGACCGCATGATCGCCGACGGCGAGCTGCTCGAGCACGCGACCGTCCACAACGCGTACCGCTACGGCACACCGCGCGGCCCCATCGAGAAGGCCCTCGCCGAAGGGCGCACGGTGCTCCTCGAGATCGACCTCCAGGGCGCGCGGCAGGTGCGCGAGGCCGACCCGTCGGCCACCCTCGTGTTCCTCCTGCCGCCGAGCTGGGACGAGCTCGTTCAGCGCCTCGTCGGCCGTGGCACGGAGGACGCCGCAGAGCGCGCCCGTCGGCTGCGCACTGCGAAGACCGAATTGGCCTCGCAAGGCGAGTTCGACTACCGCGTCGTGAACGACGACGTCGCCCACGCGGCCGACGAGGTCGCCCGCCTCGCGCGCTGA
- a CDS encoding phosphoribosyl-ATP diphosphatase, with translation MKTFDTLYAELAAKAAERPEGSGTVAQLDAGVHAIGKKIVEEAAEVWMAAEYESTDAAAEEISQLLYHLQVLMLAKGLSLEDVYRHL, from the coding sequence GTGAAGACGTTCGACACGCTGTACGCCGAGCTCGCCGCGAAAGCGGCCGAGCGCCCCGAGGGATCGGGAACCGTCGCACAGCTGGACGCGGGCGTGCACGCGATCGGCAAGAAGATCGTGGAAGAGGCCGCCGAGGTCTGGATGGCCGCGGAGTACGAGTCGACGGATGCCGCAGCCGAGGAGATCTCGCAGCTGCTGTACCACCTGCAGGTGCTGATGCTCGCGAAGGGGCTGAGCCTCGAGGACGTCTACCGACATCTCTGA